The Fulvia fulva chromosome 6, complete sequence genome includes a window with the following:
- a CDS encoding Homogentisate 1,2-dioxygenase, translating to MPVTKFKTPEKYRYHEGFGSYHQSEAIKGALPVAQNTPQRPPYGLYTEKITGSSFTAPRGEIHQTWLYRMIPACAHSPFLPEDQQSTEKRLADQRLSHTPTQLRWSPFDLDDSEAVDWPNAMRLLAGGGDPASRTGVGYSIFTAGKSMDPTTAYYSCDGELLIIPQHGMLDIRTELGCLLVRPHEICVIPRGIRYNVALPQGPVRGYAIEMYQCHFILPNLGPLGSFGLANSRDFQVPVASFVQNTTQEHKLVAKFNNGLYTATQDHSPFDIVGWHGLYYPYKYDLGHFMTVGSISHDHPDPSIFTLLASTEGVVEMAIFPPRWLVMENTFRPPWYHRNTVSEFMGLISGEYDARTDGGFRPGGASLHNVMAGHGPDSNTHQKASVQELVPQYIGEGSLAFVIETPVLLGVTDWGMKSSKMQLQYYAETWGGLKSHFQPPEGAEVVSNAAPDAGRVNGTNVVH from the exons ATGCCTGTGACGAAGTTCAAGACACCCGAGAAGTACAGATATCACGAAGGGTTCGGATCATATCACCA GTCCGAAGCGATTAAGGGCGCGCTACCAGTCGCGCAAAATACGCCACAGAGACCGCCGTACGGTCTGTATACCGAGAAAATCACGGGGTCAAGCTTCACTGCTCCTCGAGGGGAGATTCATCAAACATGGCTCTATCGAATGATACCAGCCTGTGCTCATTCGCCTTTCCTGCCCGAAGATCAACAGAGCACGGAGAAGAGGCTGGCGGATCAAAGATTGAGCCACACTCCAACACAACTCCGATGGAGTCCGTTTGACCTGGATGACTCGGAGGCTGTCGACTGGCCGAATGCCATGAGATTGTTAGCAGGAGGCGGAGATCCTGCATCAAGGACTGGAGTGGGCTACTCGATCTTCACAGCGGGCAAATCCATGGATCCCACCACTGCTTACTACTCATGCGATGGCGAGCTCTTGATCATTCCTCAACATGGCATGCTCGACATCCGCACGGAGCTAGGTTGCCTGCTCGTTCGTCCTCATGAGATATGTGTGATTCCACGAGGCATACGATACAATGTTGCGCTACCACAAGGCCCTGTACGAGGGTATGCGATTGAGATGTATCAGTGTCACTTCATCTTGCCTAATCTAGGGCCACTGGGTTCGTTCGGACTTGCTAACTCGCGCGACTTCCAAGTCCCGGTAGCGTCCTTTGTGCAAAATACTACACAGGAGCACAAACTGGTGGCCAAGTTTAACAATGGGCTGTATACCGCAACGCAAGACCACTCCCCCTTCGATATTGTTGGCTGGCATGGACTGTACTATCCGTATAAATATGACTTGGGCCACTTCATGACCGTCGGAAGTATTTCCCACGATCATCCCGACCCATCAATCTTTACGCTACTTGCATCGACTGAAGGGGTTGTAGAAATGGCAATATTTCCTCCCCGCTGGCTTGTCATGGAGAACACCTTCCGTCCGCCCTGGTACCACCGGAATACCGTGTCCGAGTTCATGGGCCTGATTTCTGGTGAGTATGATGCAAGGACAGATGGTGGCTTCCGACCTGGGGGAGCCAGTCTGCATAACGTGATGGCGGGACATGGTCCGGATAGCAATACTCATCAGAAGGCGAGTGTTCAAGAGCTGGTGCCCCAATACATTGGAGAGGGGAGCTTGGCGTTTGTCATAGAGACACCTGTGCTCTTGGGTGTTACTGATTGGGGAATGAAGAGCTCCAAAATGCAACTACAATATTACGCAGAGACCTGGGGAGGTCTGAAGTCGCACTTCCAACCACCAGAAGGCGCCGAGGTTGTGAGTAATGCTGCTCCAGATGCGGGTCGAGTGAATGGGACGAATGTGGTACATTGA
- a CDS encoding Putative purine nucleoside phosphorylase: MEVLHHIASLYHSFSHLKHTFGDAHDEMQSSVFARAIETVEFLRLKLPEHLAKPRVAIVCGSGLGGLAQTVNEETEEWAYKDVPNFPLSTVAGHEGKLIFGTIGPNKVPVLLLVGRAHFYEGHSMEAATFATRVCKVLGVETIIMTNAAGGLNQEYTVGDIVCLNDHLNLAGLVGFHPLRGPNEEDFGTRFPPLSDAYDISLRQLAHKSWKDLRQQHPSQRRMHEGVYAFVAGPTYETRAECRMLRNLGADVVGMSTVPEIVVARHSGMRVLAFSLVTNKSVLEPTVRADNPELQGMSMQELARYLGQGAAHHEEVLEAGRLAAKDMQGLVLRVVSEL, encoded by the exons ATGGAAGTCCTCCACCACATAGCATCCCTCTACCACTCCTTCTCTCACCTCAAACACACTTTCGGCGACGCCCACGACGAGATGCAGTCTTCAGTTTTCGCGAGG GCAATCGAAACCGTCGAGTTCCTCCGCCTCAAACTCCCAGAACACCTCGCAAAACCACGAGTGGCCATAGTCTGCGGCAGCGGTCTTGGAGGTCTCGCACAAACCGTCAACGAAGAAACAGAGGAATGGGCTTATAAGGATGTGCCGAATTTTCCATTGAGTACAG TGGCCGGCCACGAAGGCAAGCTCATATTCGGCACCATTGGACCCAACAAAGTGCCCGTCCTCCTCCTCGTAGGCCGTGCCCACTTCTACGAGGGTCACAGTATGGAAGCCGCGACTTTCGCCACGAGGGTTTGTAAAGTTTTGGGTGTGGAGACTATCATCATGACGAACGCCGCTGGAGGTCTGAATCAGGAGTACACCGTTGGTGACATTGTGTGTCTGAATGACCACCTTAACCTGGCTGGCCTAGTGGGCTTTCACCCACTTCGAGGCCCCAACGAGGAGGACTTTGGAACCAGGTTCCCGCCGCTGAGTGATGCCTACGACATCTCGCTGCGGCAACTAGCGCACAAGTCCTGGAAAGACCTGAGACAGCAGCATCCTAGCCAGCGGAGGATGCATGAAGGTGTATATGCCTTCGTTGCGGGTCCAACTTATGAGACCAGGGCAGAGTGTCGAATGCTCCGCAATCTCGGTGCAGATGTGGTTGGGATGTCGACAGTGCCGGAGATTGTGGTGGCAAGACATTCTGGCATGCGAGTGTTGGCCTTCAGCTTGGTGACGAACAAGTCGGTGCTAGAGCCGACAGTGCGAGCAGATAATCCAGAGCTGCAAGGCATGTCGATGCAGGAGCTCGCCAGATATCTCGGCCAGGGTGCGGCGCATCATGAGGAAGTCCTCGAGGCTGGTCGGCTTGCGGCGAAAGATATGCAGGGCCTGGTGTTGCGGGTCGTGTCCGAGTTGTAG
- a CDS encoding 3-hydroxyphenylacetate 6-hydroxylase: MAQRLWLPAVVADLSLLNIAAALCILLGVGFVLYETGRWAARIPKFDGPRGLPIVGNLWQIRNESAPEKYRVWSEKYGGLYQIQLGHILMTNHFALIKEILRFAWVYSIARLSLPRRTIRDLMYEEKLVPEGTIMFLNAWACNRDPALWDDPEVFRPKRWLEKPETPMFTFGVGSRMCIGNQLAYRELYVVFTRMLKSFKIEKSGVVESHPLRGVENHGALTTQPKEYEVKFIPHNLAALRRALE, encoded by the exons ATGGCTCAGCGACTCTGGTTGCCAGCAGTTGTTGCTGATCTCTCGCTTCTCAACATCGCGGCCGCTCTTTGCATACTCCTCGGCGTTGGCTTTGTGCTGTACGAAACAGGACGATGGGCTGCCAGAATCCCGAAGTTTGATGGACCGCGTGGACTGCCCATTGTGGGTAATCTGTGGCAGATCAGAAACGAAAGTGCTCCAGAGAAGTATCGTGTCTGGTCTGAGAAGTACGGTGGGCTATACCAGATACAACTCGGCCATATCCTGATGACCAACCATT TCGCCTTGATCAAAGAGATCCTCAGGTTCGCATG GGTGTACTCGATCGCTCGATTATCGCTGCCACGCCGCACCATCCGAGACCTCATGTACGAGGAGAAGTTGGTCCCCGAAGGAACAATCATGTTCCTGAACGCGTGGGCGTGCAACAGGG ACCCTGCCTTATGGGACGATCCAGAAGTCTTCCGTCCGAAGCGTTGGCTCGAGAAGCCCGAGACGCCAATGTTCACGTTCGGCGTGGGGTCCAGGATGTGCATCGGCAATCAACTCGCATACCGAGAGCTCTACGTCGTGTTTACCCGGATGCTGAAGAGCTTCAAGATTGAGAAGTCGGGTGTCGTTGAGAGTCATCCACTACGCGGTGTGGAGAATCATGGCGCTTTGACGACGCAGCCCAAAGAGTACGAGGTCAAGTTCATTCCGCATAACTTGGCAGCGTTACGGAGGGCGTTGGAGTAG
- a CDS encoding rRNA-processing protein fcf2: protein MAASSVDSFHTAQDTVDDDLTDEQIEELLARATERLKEKAKQQQLTKKVEGQHLTFPKLDVGPLEKPYVETKGHVAKVDSARLLEDKHRKQANGIRKAEDPVTAKKLAAEKKKATAGDKWFDLPKTDLTPELKRDLQLLKMRGVLDPHRHYKKENGKMQAPEYSQVGTIVEGPTEYFTGRIENKKRKRTFVEEVLAGEQETHRFKRKYGEYQNKTTSGKKAFYKDLKAKRKGGVKKGSAG from the exons ATGGCGGCCTCATCTGTGGACTCGTTCCACACTGCTCAGGATACGGTCGATGATGATCTGACCGACGAGCAGATCGAAGAGCTTCTCGCTCGCGCCACAGAACGCTTGAAGGAAAAAGCGAAGCAACAGCAGCTAACCAAGAAGGTCGAAGGACAGCACTTGACATTCCCGAAACTGGACGTAGGACCCCTCGAGAAGCCCTATGTCGAGACCAAGGGCCATGTCGCCAAGGTAGACTCTGCGCGGTTGTTGGAAGACAAGCATCGCAAGCAGGCAAACGGCATCAGGAAGGCTGAAGACCCGGTCACTGCGAAGAAGCTCGCTGCAGAG AAGAAAAAAGCTACTGCCGGCGACAAATGGTTCGACCTGCCCAAGACCGATCTCACGCCAGAACTCAAGCGCGACTTGCAGCTCCTCAAGATGCGTGGTGTGCTTGATCCCCACCGCCACTACAAGAAAGAGAACGGCAAGATGCAGGCACCCGAGTACAGCCAAGTTGGAACTATCGTCGAGGGTCCCACAGAATACTTCACCGGCCGCATCGAGAACAAGAAGCGCAAGCGGACGTTTGTCGAGGAAGTGCTGGCTGGCGAGCAGGAGACCCATCGCTTCAAGAGGAAGTATGGCGAATATCAGAACAAGACCACGTCGGGCAAGAAGGCGTTCTACAAGGACCTCAAGGCGAAGAGGAAGGGTGGGGTCAAGAAGGGTTCTGCTGGTTGA
- a CDS encoding Fumarylacetoacetase has translation MAPKSWLPLADNSPFSLANIPFGIVTSPRTGVPTPAIAIGEYVLELGKFASNDGFSRASSLAPHLSVFQQTTLNAFAALGRPVHRQVRQYLQDIFAENTPYPEILRDQKTLQEQCLTPLNEVTMHLPLTIGDYSDFYGGMNHAVNAGALFRGQAGALLPNYLHMPIAYHGRASSIVVSGTPVRRPWGQILDNSVTDRKATLFVPCRAMDYELEIGAFICRSNNIGDNISIKDAEDGLFGFVLMNDWSARDIQRWEYVPLRTFNGKNFATQISGWVVLADAMAPFRSKGLRNTQELLPYLRDREDSVYDLNLAVDIISRDQSTTVSQTNAKDGLVWSFPQMLAHQTITGCPMKTGDLLGSGTISGEKEGSLGCLLEMTMNGQKELVLGNGEKRAWLQDGDSVRLRGWAGTPESGLVGFGDCLGQLIAAHEYEALDLP, from the coding sequence ATGGCTCCAAAATCGTGGTTGCCGCTGGCAGACAATTCTCCATTCTCACTGGCCAACATACCTTTCGGTATTGTGACAAGTCCTCGAACGGGCGTGCCGACGCCTGCAATAGCTATCGGCGAGTACGTATTGGAACTGGGCAAATTCGCGTCGAATGATGGGTTTTCGCGAGCATCATCGCTTGCTCCGCATCTGTCTGTCTTCCAGCAGACGACTTTGAATGCCTTTGCTGCTTTGGGGCGTCCAGTTCATCGACAAGTCCGACAGTACCTCCAGGACATCTTCGCTGAAAACACCCCATATCCCGAAATCCTAAGAGATCAGAAGACGCTCCAAGAGCAATGTCTCACACCCTTAAACGAGGTGACGATGCACCTGCCGCTCACGATCGGTGATTACAGCGATTTCTATGGTGGAATGAACCACGCCGTCAATGCTGGAGCTTTGTTTAGAGGGCAAGCAGGTGCACTCTTGCCCAATTATCTACACATGCCTATAGCATACCATGGCCGAGCATCGTCCATTGTGGTATCAGGCACACCAGTGCGTCGTCCATGGGGTCAGATTCTGGACAATTCAGTGACCGACAGAAAAGCAACACTATTTGTCCCATGCCGAGCTATGGACTACGAACTGGAAATCGGTGCCTTCATCTGTCGCTCGAACAACATAGGCGACAACATCTCGATCAAAGACGCTGAGGACGGTCTTTTCGGATTCGTTCTCATGAACGATTGGTCCGCACGTGATATACAGCGCTGGGAATACGTGCCCCTGAGAACTTTCAACGGGAAGAATTTCGCGACACAAATCAGTGGTTGGGTTGTGCTTGCCGATGCAATGGCGCCGTTCAGGAGCAAAGGACTACGCAATACGCAAGAGCTCTTGCCGTATTTGAGAGATCGGGAGGATTCTGTGTACGATTTGAATCTGGCTGTGGACATCATAAGTCGCGATCAGTCGACTACCGTGTCCCAGACGAACGCAAAGGATGGTCTAGTCTGGTCGTTCCCTCAGATGCTGGCCCATCAGACCATCACCGGATGCCCGATGAAGACGGGAGATCTGCTGGGCTCTGGAACGATAAGTGGCGAGAAGGAAGGGTCTCTTGGATGTCTTTTGGAGATGACAATGAATGGACAGAAAGAGCTCGTGCTCGGGAATGGAGAGAAGAGAGCGTGGTTACAGGATGGCGATTCTGTTCGCCTTCGCGGGTGGGCGGGTACTCCGGAGAGTGGGCTCGTGGGGTTTGGGGACTGTTTAGGTCAATTGATTGCTGCACATGAGTATGAAGCACTTGATCTGCCGTGA